The genomic interval CGCAGGGCGCCGACGAGCAGCAGGTACTGCTGTACGGCGGGCTCGCCCTCGTGGTCGGTGAACCGCTCGGCGGTCTCCAGCATGGCCGTGCCCGCCGTGTAGCGGGCATAGTCCGTGACGATTCCGCCGCCGTACGGGGCGATCGTCTCGCTCTGTGTGCACAGCGGCAGGCCGCGGCCGACGAGTTCGCTGCCGCGCGAGAAGAACTGCACGTCGACGTGCGAGAAGGGCTCCAGCCGCGCCCCGAACTTCGACTTGGTCCGCCGGACCCCGCGCGCGACGGCGCGTACGCGGCCGTGACCGCGAGTGAGCAGCGTGATGATGCGGTCCGCTTCACCCAGCTTCTGGGTGCGTAGGACGATGCCGTCATCACGGAACAGGCTCATACGTTCATTCTCCCGTACACCGCCTGCGGGCCCGGTCGGGCAGTGTTTTATAGGGCCTCTTTGGGAAGCCATAAGTCTGGCTTATGTGGTCATAGGTGGGGGCCAGGTACCTGAGCAGGCATTTCGTTTGACAGGGTGGCAGGCGAACAGCTGTCTCCGCTCGAAGGGAACCCCCATGCCCCGCGCCCTGCGGATCGCGATAGTCGGTGCCGGCCCCGCCGGTATTTACGCCGCCGACGCCTTGCTGAAGTCCGAGGCGGCCTCCGATCCCGGGGTGTCCATCGACCTCTTCGAGCGGATGCCGGCGCCCTTCGGGCTGATCCGGTACGGCGTCGCGCCCGACCACCCCCGCATCAAGGGCATCATCACCGCCCTGCACCAGGTCCTGGACAAGCCGCAGATCCGCCTGTTCGGCAACGTCGACTACCCCTCCGACATCGGCCTGGACGATCTCCGCGCGTTCTACGACGCGGTGATCTTCTCCACCGGCGCGAGCGCCGACCGGGCGATGGACATCCCCGGCATCGAACTCGACGGCTCCTACGGGGCGGCCGACTTCGTCTCCTGGTACGACGGCCACCCGGACGTGCCGCGCACCTGGCCGCTGGAGGCCGAGAAGGTGGCCGTGCTGGGTGTCGGCAACGTCGCTCTCGACGTGGCCCGCATTCTCGCGAAGACGGCCGACGAGCTGCTTCCGACCGAGATCCCGCCGAATGTGTACGACGGTCTCGCCGCCAACAAGGCGCTCGAAGTGCACGTCTTCGGGCGGCGCGGTCCCGCGCAGGCCAAGTTCAGCCCCATGGAGCTGCGGGAGCTCGACCACTCCCCCAACATCGAGGTCATCGTCAACCCCGAGGACATCGACTACGACGACGGCAGCATCGCCACCCGCCGTGCCAACAAGCAGGCGGACATGGTCGCCAAGACGCTGGAGAACTGGGCGATCCGGGACATCGGCGACCGGCCCCACAAGCTGTTCCTGCACTTCTTCGAGTCGCCCACCGAGGTCGTCGGCGAGGACGGCAAGGTCGTCGGTCTGCGTACCGAGCGGACCCAACTGGACGGCACCGGCAATGTCACCGGGACGGGCGAGACGCACACCTGGGACGTGCAGGCCGTCTACCGTGCGGTCGGCTACCTCTCCGACGAGCTCCCCAAGCTGCCCTTCGACTGCGTGTCCGGGACCGTCCCGCACGAGGGCGGACGGGTCATCGAGGAGGGTGGCGAGCACCTCCGGTCGACGTACGTCACGGGCTGGATCAAGCGCGGCCCGATCGGCCTCATCGGCCACACGAAGGGCGACGCGAACGAAACGGTGGCCAACCTTCTGGAGGACCACGGCGCGGGCAGGCTGCACACCCCCGCCGCACCCGCCGAGGAGGCCGTGACGGCCTTCCTGGAGGGCAAGGGCGTCGCGTACACGACATGGGAGGGCTGGCACCGCCTGGACAGCGCAGAGCGGGCGCTGGGCGCCGCCGAAGGCCGCGAGCGGGTCAAGATCGTCGACCGTGACGCGATGCTGCGGGCGTCCTCGGCCCAGGACTGAGCCGAGGGGGCGGCCGGAGGGCCGCCTCGCTCCCCCGGAGCAGGCGCCGGATCAGGACGGCGTACGGGCGGCCGCCAGCAGCCGGGAGGTGTCGTCCGGGCAGATCAGCAGCGCGCCGCCGACGATCGTCAGTACCTCGCGTTCGGCCGGGCTGTACGGGCCGTCCGCGAGGGCGATGGCGGCGCCCTGCAGCAGGATGGATTCCCGGCCTGCGGGGGCGAGGTGCGGCGCGAGTGGTTCGAGCGCTTCGTGCAGCTCGATGGCGAGCGCCGCACCGCAAGGCTCGGCGGTCCCTTCGTACTGCCCGGGAAGGCGCCCGGTGTCGGCTGCGAGGGCCTCGATGAGGGCGGTCAGCTGGCCCTCGGTGCAGTCTTCGAAGCCCGCGGCGCGCACGGCGGCCACCGCGGTGAGTCTGACCGTACGGGAGGACGTGCCGCCCGCGGCGAGGACGGCGAGGGCCACGGTGTGGACGGCGTCGCGGAGCATCGCGGAGAAGCGGACCGTGGTGGGGTGGTCGAGTGCCTCGGTGCCGAAGTGGGTCTGGCAGGCGGCGCATTCGATGACCGGGCCCGCGTAACCGCGCGGCAGC from Streptomyces spiramyceticus carries:
- the recO gene encoding DNA repair protein RecO, with protein sequence MSLFRDDGIVLRTQKLGEADRIITLLTRGHGRVRAVARGVRRTKSKFGARLEPFSHVDVQFFSRGSELVGRGLPLCTQSETIAPYGGGIVTDYARYTAGTAMLETAERFTDHEGEPAVQQYLLLVGALRTLARGEHAPNLILDAFLLRSLAVNGYAPSFTDCARCGLHGPNRFFSVAAGGVICGDCRVPGSVVPSAEAVGLLSALLTGDWETADRCEPRHVREGSGLVSAYLHWHLERGLRSLRYVEK
- a CDS encoding TerB family tellurite resistance protein, with product MVPAQGPKRCVWGIRTAWNTVGDGDFFCPDCGGDRNYRRRTGRRRFTVLGVPLLPRGYAGPVIECAACQTHFGTEALDHPTTVRFSAMLRDAVHTVALAVLAAGGTSSRTVRLTAVAAVRAAGFEDCTEGQLTALIEALAADTGRLPGQYEGTAEPCGAALAIELHEALEPLAPHLAPAGRESILLQGAAIALADGPYSPAEREVLTIVGGALLICPDDTSRLLAAARTPS
- a CDS encoding FAD-dependent oxidoreductase — translated: MPRALRIAIVGAGPAGIYAADALLKSEAASDPGVSIDLFERMPAPFGLIRYGVAPDHPRIKGIITALHQVLDKPQIRLFGNVDYPSDIGLDDLRAFYDAVIFSTGASADRAMDIPGIELDGSYGAADFVSWYDGHPDVPRTWPLEAEKVAVLGVGNVALDVARILAKTADELLPTEIPPNVYDGLAANKALEVHVFGRRGPAQAKFSPMELRELDHSPNIEVIVNPEDIDYDDGSIATRRANKQADMVAKTLENWAIRDIGDRPHKLFLHFFESPTEVVGEDGKVVGLRTERTQLDGTGNVTGTGETHTWDVQAVYRAVGYLSDELPKLPFDCVSGTVPHEGGRVIEEGGEHLRSTYVTGWIKRGPIGLIGHTKGDANETVANLLEDHGAGRLHTPAAPAEEAVTAFLEGKGVAYTTWEGWHRLDSAERALGAAEGRERVKIVDRDAMLRASSAQD